The proteins below are encoded in one region of Pacificitalea manganoxidans:
- a CDS encoding aspartate aminotransferase family protein, which yields MIPSILPTYNRAPLSFVKGEGSWLIEADGRRFLDLGAGIAVNALGHANPRLVEALTEQAQQLWHVSNLYRIPQQQALADRLVNLTFADTAFFTNSGTESCELAVKMARKYWYEQGDAERVEIIAFHGSFHGRSAAGIAAAGSEKMTKGFGPILGGFTHLDWGDMDALRAAVTDRTAAVLIEPIQGEGGIRPLPDQDLKALREICDATGALLIFDEVQCGVGRTGRLFAHEWAGVTPDIMMVAKGIGGGFPLGAVLATEAAAAGMVAGTHGSTYGGNPLGCAVALAVLEEVATPDFLDAVNRKAGALRQKLEGLIDAHPEVFTGVRGSGLMLGLTCKAPAADVVKAGYDAEILTVPAADNVVRLLPPLNITDAEIAEAVARLDRAATAVAASVEKGA from the coding sequence ATGATCCCGTCCATTCTGCCGACTTACAACCGGGCACCGCTTTCCTTCGTCAAAGGCGAAGGCAGCTGGCTGATCGAGGCCGATGGACGCCGATTTCTGGATTTGGGTGCGGGCATTGCCGTTAATGCGCTGGGACATGCCAATCCGCGGCTGGTCGAGGCGCTGACCGAACAGGCGCAGCAGCTATGGCACGTCTCGAACCTCTACCGCATCCCGCAGCAGCAGGCGCTGGCCGACCGGCTGGTTAACCTGACCTTTGCCGACACCGCGTTCTTTACCAATTCGGGCACCGAAAGCTGCGAACTGGCGGTAAAGATGGCGCGCAAATATTGGTATGAGCAAGGCGATGCGGAGCGGGTGGAAATCATCGCCTTCCACGGCTCCTTCCACGGGCGCTCCGCCGCCGGGATCGCCGCCGCCGGGTCCGAGAAGATGACCAAAGGCTTCGGTCCGATCCTTGGCGGGTTCACCCATCTCGACTGGGGCGACATGGACGCGCTGCGCGCCGCCGTGACAGACCGCACCGCCGCTGTATTGATCGAACCCATTCAGGGCGAAGGCGGCATTCGCCCCCTGCCCGATCAGGATCTGAAAGCGCTGCGCGAGATCTGCGATGCCACCGGCGCGTTGCTGATCTTCGACGAAGTGCAATGTGGCGTGGGCCGGACCGGTCGGCTGTTCGCGCATGAATGGGCGGGCGTCACGCCTGACATCATGATGGTCGCAAAGGGTATCGGCGGCGGCTTCCCGCTGGGCGCGGTGCTGGCGACCGAGGCCGCAGCCGCGGGCATGGTCGCGGGCACGCATGGCTCCACCTATGGCGGCAATCCCTTGGGCTGCGCCGTTGCGCTCGCGGTGCTGGAGGAGGTCGCAACACCCGACTTCCTCGACGCCGTCAATCGCAAGGCGGGCGCGCTGCGCCAGAAGCTCGAAGGCCTGATCGACGCGCATCCGGAGGTCTTTACCGGCGTGCGCGGCAGTGGCCTTATGCTGGGCCTGACCTGCAAAGCCCCCGCAGCCGATGTCGTGAAAGCGGGCTACGACGCGGAAATCCTGACCGTTCCCGCCGCCGATAACGTGGTCCGGCTGCTGCCGCCGCTGAACATCACCGACGCAGAGATCGCCGAAGCGGTCGCGCGCCTCGACCGGGCAGCCACAGCCGTGGCCGCGTCCGTCGAGAAAGGAGCCTGA